The following DNA comes from Camelina sativa cultivar DH55 chromosome 14, Cs, whole genome shotgun sequence.
AAAATGGGATTCTGAGATTCTCATATACATTTGAAATTGTTTCTAATTGAAGAAAATTGAAATGATCGAGATTTTACCGATTATGCTGTTTTCACTTTTCCCAGTTCGGAGCGATCtatatcaatcaatcaatcaatcagagagaagaaggagaatgagGGAACCGGAGTTCTTCTTTCACAGCATCTAAACCATCTCAAGCTCTTTGTACATAAAATTGGGCCTGTTAAATATATGTACTAAATGGGCTTACGTATAATTTATAAAAGGTCCATATATCTTATACTACGGCgtcgttttaaaaaatatctgtCTCTCGTATGAAGGAAGCATTTCACAATgatgacttcttcttcttcctcattaattttttttttggaaaaggaataaaaaaaggTTGACTTTTGATGAACCTTACCTGTATGATATGTGGAGAGTCCCATGGGCTTGAAACCAGACGACTTAACAATTTGaccaattaaaattttctaaaagtattAGCTATTAATCTACAAATTAATCAGTTAAATTTGTTTGGACTATTACAAATGTACTCAATGCAATTTCTAAATTTCCTTTAAGCACACCTACAACAAGTCATCATAAATTCTCAATTGCACATTTGTGAACATTAGTTACTACCTAACATACCAGATATATATTTTCCCAATCTTCAATTTCAATAGCAAATATTTTCACTTCTCAGTCCCCTCAAACTAGAATGGATATTTTAAGCTAACCAATATTAGGGACACgagagacaacaaaaaaaaaaaaaacagaaaaacatgAAGCCAACATTACATTAGTAGCAGAGGGACACAATTGACAAAGTTCGTACGGTTACTTTACGTCTAAAAAGTGACAACACACAAGCAAGGAAGTATCGTTTACAAAACCTCATGAACACACTGTGTTGctgttttcatcattttttagCTAGACATCATCACATTGTCAATAGACTGGAGAGCTTGATTTGCGAAGAACCGTACATCAACGTCCGGGTCTTCACTTAGCTCCACCAAGCATGGCCGTATCATGTTCTCCACAACCTtccgaaaccaaaaaaaaaatcaacaacattTAAGTCTAGATCCCCTAATGAGGACGATGTGGAATCATAAGCTCTTTCTCTACTTGTGAGAACCAAAAAGGCAATGCGGTGTGAATGTTTACTAACCGATTGGTCAACTATCGGAATGAGAGACTGCATCATTTTGGCGACGTTAAATTTGATGTTTGGAACTCTGTTAAGAGGAAAGAGTAGTTTTCTTACTTAGCTATTTAGGAGCAATGAATTGAATCAATGAGATTTTATgtttcaagagagagagagagtgaaagacTTGCCTGTCTTTAGATGCAGTTATCACCGCAGGCAAGAGTTTGGAACATGTGATCTCGGATCCCATTACTGGCGCGAGGAGCGATACTGCACGAAGAATCGTCATCCGGTATAGATAGTGTGGGTTGTTAATCATCTCTAGAACCTGCACaagtaaatataatttagttatataagaTAGCAAAAATGAtcgatttaaaataaaatgaagaaaaaatataacacACGCTTCAGATTTCTAGACAAACCTGAGGAACTATATGCTGCATTGCCCACTCAGGACCAAAATCTTCAGCAAGACGCTTAAGATTGTTCGCAGCAGCTTCGCGGATTGAGTGAACCTGACAATAGAAAgtatacaaaaatttcaaatggtagaaaatatagatttaaataTCTGATGATTTAATGGAGGTAAAGGATGAGGGACCTTGTCTTGCAACCATTGCATGCAGAGAGCACCAAGCTTGTCGTCAAAGAAGCCTACACCTAATTGGCTGGCCAACAAGGGAATATACTCAATTATAGCCAGACGTACCCTCCAGTGCCTGTCTTCAGCAAGTTCTACAATGGCTGGCAATAAAGATTGTGATAGTAGATCAATCCCAATAACCTgccaatattataaataaaaaaaaccgcATCATCATCTGAAAATGGATGGACAAAGAAGTTGCAGTCAAGTAATCTTTGACTTGACCAAAACATGGTAACTTGAATTCAATCTTGTGCAAAGAGATAAGTAATTTGATTATAACAAACCTGGTTCACTTGGTCAAGTTTGCTGATAATGTTTAAGCGTACATCAGGAAATTCGTCCTTcaatagagaaagaaagattggAAGAAGATGCTCAATTGTTGCATCCTGCAATGAATGTCACAGCCAAGTCAAAATATGCaactaaaatatcttatatagaAAACTAAGGTCAAGTGGTTGCGGGCTAATTCCAATCACAGTAAAGATGACAGTGACCGGGAAAAGAAGATAGATACATAgttttcaaacaaaagaaattatcaTTATCTTAAAGATGCTAAACCTGCATATAATATTACGAGCATTTTGACTCCAAACTATAGAGCGACATGAATTTTTGTATAGATGACAATATTCATGGTAGGAGGGGCACATTGTATTGATTCGCTTACCTTACCCAAGACTGGAGCCATCCCCATTATAACTGAGGCCAATGCAGATCTGACGTGCTGAGAAGAGTCTGATGATAATTCCTACAGGCAAGTTTAACAATAAGCTAATAGTAGTAATAAGCAAACACTGGTCCTTTGGGAAATATGAGATCAGTGAAATACTCCTACGCGTGTACCTTTACACAGGGAAGAATGTGCTGGATCGCGAGTTCAAGGTTTAATATGCGACAAAACTTGGTAACTTTTCCAGCAGCTGCTATCCGAACTTCAGCCTCATTATCACGAAGTAGGCGAACATATGCAGGTACCAAATCAGTCCTTcaatataaacaaaaggaaATCTGTCAAGATGACTCAACAAACATAAATTTCCAAGTACCATACCTCTGAAGCCAGTAATATAAAGTTTGATATACAATTCATAGAGGTCAACAAAGACATCAATAAAACATTAAACCATAGCTAAGTTCAACCATCATTGCTTACCTAGTTGGCTCTGGTCCTACAGCTTCACAAAGTTCATAGAGCTGATTTGCAACCATATAACGTACACGCCAGGACTTATCCTGCTCAGAGACAAAATATCAAGATAAAGGAGCACATACATCTCTGCGTTACAGCTATCCAATAAAGCTCATCAGCAAAGAATCTTATCACATTCACTGATTCACACATTTACTCACCTGCGAGAAATTGACAATTACAGGAAGAATGTGTGTGACACAGTCCTGGGGCTCCAACAATTTCCCAAGAGCAGCACAACCCTCAACAGCCAATAATCTAACTGAATCTTGATCTGATATTAATGTCAATAAGATAGTCAAAATCTATATGATCATCATAAAAGTAAGACACTGAAACTGATATTTGGACAAAGCTAGTGCTGCTTAACTTCAACTAATGCTCAGTGTTCAATGCAGTATATGAACAGACTTGGTGAAGTTTTTTTATGAGGTATATGCTGGCAAAACGAAACCATATAAAATCGAAAAACATACCATCTTGGGTAAGATCCTCAAACATGGACATAATGTCAGTCTTCAAATGAGCTGATTCAATCGTAGCAGCAAACTTCCCCAAATTCGTTGCTGCAGCTCTGCGCACCATTGGCATGTCATCTTGGCACAGCTGACTGTATATTGATCTTAGCTCCGCCTTAAGCTGATCTGGAGCACTTGGGTATGCAATATGAAAAATCCCGCATGCTGATACCCTGGCTGTGAACCACTCACCACCTGAAAGTCGCTGTTAAACAATGACGGTGTTCAGTAAGCTTAAGTTGGTTGCACAGTACACGCATAGCAATCATTTAAGTTTGATAAGAGGAGTAATAATTATCCTTATCTAACCTTAGCCAGAGGGAAGAAATGCTCAACCAAGTCATTCTCCCTCATCTGAGAACCAATTCTGCAAAGTGACTCTACAGCTTTTTCCCTGACGCAAGTTTCCTCAACGGTGGAGAGAGTCTCCAGCGGTGGAAGCAAAACATGTGCATGTTCAACGCCTCCTACGTAAGGAATAAAAACACCCAACTCTTCGGCCATGGCGAGAAGCAcctcatcgtcatcgtcattGTTTTCACTAAGAAATGGGATCAACTCTTTTCTTGTCCTCTCTTCTCCAAGAGCACGAGCAATGATAGAAAGCCGTCTAATAGAGTTCAATCTAAGCTGAATATCATCGTTTTTCAGCTCGTCTATAAGCACGGCAATCGGGTATAAAGGCTCATCAGCCATAGACATCCTGACCAATACTCAAATCACTCCCTATCTTCCTCGACTTATAATCCTAAATCAAACACGATGTACACAAAAGTCAGAATAAAACACAATGCTTAGACACCATCAatacaaaagaagataaagttaCAAACCTTAAACTCAATTCTGCCTCTGAGATCAATTCAAAGGTTAGCCATATAACCTCAGAAAAAATTGAGCATcagaatcaaacacaaaaaaagaggaCCTAGAGAGACTATACTACACCATCAATACAAAAGACGATAAAGTTACAAACTTTGAACTCAATTCTGGCTCTGAGTTCAATTCAAAGGTAAGCCATTTAACCTCATAAAAAAATGAGCATCAGAATCAAACACGAAAAGAAGacctagagagagagacgacaACAATTCATTGACGATCTAAACATATAACTAGATTATGAGATTCCCCTATACATTCGAAATTGTTTCTATATGAAGAAATGATCAAGACTTTTACCGATTACGCTGTTTTCCCAGTTCCGAGCGATCTATCAGtcgagaagaaggagaatgagAGAACCGGAGCTCTTCTTTCTAAGCAGCTAGCCATCTCTGGCTGTTTACATAGAATTGGGCCTGTCTAGGATATCAAATTAATGGgcttacatataatatataaaaggccCATCTATCTTATAAAACGGCACCGttttaatttctctctctcgTGTATTAAGCTTCTCAGTGAGGATGATgttgtcttcttcctcataAAAATATCGgtaaagggaagaaaaaaaaaaagtagctttCTCGCTCTCAAGGGTTTTATTTTCCCGCGCATTACTTCAGGCAAAAATGGCTCCTAAATCGGATAATACAGAAGGTATAATCTATCTTCTAATTCTCTTTGATCTTGATTCGATTCATCATCGTTACCcgatctggttttttttttttttttttgtagtttcttCTTCGTCAATTTGATTTCTCACTTATTTACTTGTTTTTCTCTGCAGCTATCGTACTCAACTTTGTAAACGAGGTGAGCACCTTCCTCTTCGcttctaattttttcttatcGGAAacccaattttttaaaacggaCCAAGGAACATATAATAcgacttttgaat
Coding sequences within:
- the LOC104739988 gene encoding serine/threonine-protein phosphatase 2A 65 kDa regulatory subunit A gamma isoform-like, which gives rise to MSMADEPLYPIAVLIDELKNDDIQLRLNSIRRLSIIARALGEERTRKELIPFLSENNDDDDEVLLAMAEELGVFIPYVGGVEHAHVLLPPLETLSTVEETCVREKAVESLCRIGSQMRENDLVEHFFPLAKRLSGGEWFTARVSACGIFHIAYPSAPDQLKAELRSIYSQLCQDDMPMVRRAAATNLGKFAATIESAHLKTDIMSMFEDLTQDDQDSVRLLAVEGCAALGKLLEPQDCVTHILPVIVNFSQDKSWRVRYMVANQLYELCEAVGPEPTRTDLVPAYVRLLRDNEAEVRIAAAGKVTKFCRILNLELAIQHILPCVKELSSDSSQHVRSALASVIMGMAPVLGKDATIEHLLPIFLSLLKDEFPDVRLNIISKLDQVNQVIGIDLLSQSLLPAIVELAEDRHWRVRLAIIEYIPLLASQLGVGFFDDKLGALCMQWLQDKVHSIREAAANNLKRLAEDFGPEWAMQHIVPQVLEMINNPHYLYRMTILRAVSLLAPVMGSEITCSKLLPAVITASKDRVPNIKFNVAKMMQSLIPIVDQSVVENMIRPCLVELSEDPDVDVRFFANQALQSIDNVMMSS